AGCATTTGAAATATCCTGTATTGGTATCCGCTTATCAAACAAAGCATATAATACCAAGTCTATTTCATCATAACTCACCCCTAGTTCTTTTTCGGCCGTCTGCCCTGGCCATAGAGCTGGGCTGCTAGGCTTCAAAGCTATCTCCCTCGGAACGCCAAGATGCAAAGCTAGCTGGCGCACCTGCGTCTTGTAAAGATCTCCTATTGGCAGGATATCTACAGCTCCATCGCCATACTTCGTGAAGTATCCGATGAGAATTTCGCTTTTATCTCCAGTACCCACAACGATCGCATTGTTAGCGTTGGCGTAGTAATATAATAGCGTCATTCTAATTCTTGCTCTCAGATTTCCCAGAGCCACCTTCTGCTCCTCTTGATAGAAGGGTGTTTTCGTATATTCTCTTACAATATTTGCTATGTCTATCGTGTAACTGTCTACCGCAAGCAGCTTTGCTAAGTTTATTGCATCTTCGATATCCTTGGATGGGGTAACGCTACTGTCCGGCATTATCAAAACTTTAACTCTACTATTTCCCAAAGCTTTAACAGTTAGATAGGCGACAGTTGCAGAATCTACGCCTCCGCTCAATCCGAGAACCGCCCTGCCTATACCTGTTTTTTCAAAATATTCTTTTATAAAGTCGGTAATTCTTCTCTCCACGTAGCCACAGTCTATTTTCAGATTATCGAGCGTAATTTTCATAGACTCCCCAATAGACTCTCATCTAAACTCGATGTAATCCGATTTCGTTAAAACTCCCTTATATAAAAAATGTATCTGCCGATACGTCGCGTACCTATCAAAGTCGGTAAGTGCAGATATACAATCCACAGGAACTATAATCTTATAGCCTAGCAACGCTGCTGATCCTGCTGTGTGCAATACGCATATATTCGCTACCGTTCCGGTTATCACGAGATTCTCAATCTTGTATATCCTCAATAGATGATCAAGTGGAGTACAAAAAAAAGCGTCGTACCTCAATTTTCTTATAATAATTTCATCATTTCTAGGCTTTAATTCTTCGATAATTTCAGCGCCCCATGATCCGCCTATTGCATGTTCTCCCCAAATTTTAAATTCTATATCATCTTTCCGATGCCAGTCTTGGGTAAAAAACGCTCTAACCCCGGATTCTCTCGCCTTCCTTAACAACTTCTGAATATTTGGAACAGTTTTTCGAGCTTCGGGAACGCAAAGCTTGCCCTTAGGATCTACGAAATCGTTCTGCATATCGATTATAACTAGCGCAGTTTTATCAGATTCTAGCACTACCTTATCTTCTATAATTTCATACTCGGGGACTTTTACGACAACCATATGTGGATATAATAGTATTTAGGTCTAATATAATTTAATACTGCATATTCACCAATTTAAAAGAGAAAAATAAAAGGTTTTAAATTTAACCATATAAATCTTTTGCAATATCCTCTAAACCGAGCTTTAACAACTTATCTTTGGAAGGTATACCATTAACCCATTTTCTCTCAGTATAGTATTCTCTCAGTATATACCTCCATGGTGGAGTCATTTTTGCGGCTCCACCTTCTTTATGAGGCGTCTCCAATCTCTCGGGCAGGACAAACTCTTTTTCAGGATCCAATCCCATCTTAAGGTTAAAGGAATGTTGTATGTTTACGGCACGTTCTCCTATAATTCTAGCCTCTTCTGGAGTAACATCCCATCCGGTAGTGACGTTTACTAGGTTTACCAAGTCTGTCAATGTGACATTAGAGAACCAGTAGAAGAAGCACCATACAAGACTATTCCAAAACTGTTGAATATCCTGGTATACAGCTCCAATCCTTCCTTTATTAATATACTCGAATCTATCCATAGCTTCGCCCCAACCTAATTCTGGAATTGTAACTCCCAGTTCTATGGCTTCGGCAAAGCCATGAATATGACAAGATCCTCTCGGAGAAGCAATAGTGGTTATTACTTCTCCAAAGAATGCTCTAGGATCGTGAGCTGCTACGACCGCGCCCATAACCTCTACTGCCCAAGGCTTGGTTTGGGGATATTTAGCTACGCATGCTCTAATTCCCTCGGCAAATAAGTTTCCAATACCATCTCTCTTTGCTACTTTTTCTATCATCGTCAATAACGCTTCTCCGCTACCCCACTTCAATTCTACTCCATCAGTGTCTTCTTTTGTCAATATTCCCTTTTCATAATTCTCGAACGCCCACGCTAGTATTCCGCCTAGTTCAATAGTGTCTATACCATACCTATTACAGAGATCGTTAGCCATTACCTGAACCTTTAAATCGTCAATAAGCAGGTCGGACCCGAGCATGGCCAACGTTTCATATTCAGGTCCTGGACCTTCTCTTGGATATTCGGGATTAGTTATCTTCCTATGACACCCCATAATGCAGTACT
The nucleotide sequence above comes from Thermoproteales archaeon. Encoded proteins:
- a CDS encoding NAD+ synthase — translated: MKITLDNLKIDCGYVERRITDFIKEYFEKTGIGRAVLGLSGGVDSATVAYLTVKALGNSRVKVLIMPDSSVTPSKDIEDAINLAKLLAVDSYTIDIANIVREYTKTPFYQEEQKVALGNLRARIRMTLLYYYANANNAIVVGTGDKSEILIGYFTKYGDGAVDILPIGDLYKTQVRQLALHLGVPREIALKPSSPALWPGQTAEKELGVSYDEIDLVLYALFDKRIPIQDISNATGVEEEKIKIILERISSSAHKRRMPPIPKVSARTIGLDLRLPQFFKFD
- a CDS encoding cysteine hydrolase; translated protein: MVVVKVPEYEIIEDKVVLESDKTALVIIDMQNDFVDPKGKLCVPEARKTVPNIQKLLRKARESGVRAFFTQDWHRKDDIEFKIWGEHAIGGSWGAEIIEELKPRNDEIIIRKLRYDAFFCTPLDHLLRIYKIENLVITGTVANICVLHTAGSAALLGYKIIVPVDCISALTDFDRYATYRQIHFLYKGVLTKSDYIEFR
- a CDS encoding aldehyde ferredoxin oxidoreductase family protein; its protein translation is MSIKGGYWGKILRVDLSKEKIKVETFDDSFARKYLGGVCLAARLIYDWVVPNTNPLGPANLLVFATGPFQATTIGGAGRWVACARSPLTGYWGESNAGAHAGPRLKKAGFDAIAISGRASKPVFLWIHDGEAELKSAMDYWGSDTFETTDAILKDLGENDKTTSIVAIGQAGENLVRYACIAVDKHGYHGRTGMGAVMGSKNLKAIAIKGTLTPPVADPDKLQETWNEILDKVMEAPFTKENREHGMPAAMVPREENGLLPMKNWAQDRWPEGAKKLGTPRYTEELRVEPWACEYCIMGCHRKITNPEYPREGPGPEYETLAMLGSDLLIDDLKVQVMANDLCNRYGIDTIELGGILAWAFENYEKGILTKEDTDGVELKWGSGEALLTMIEKVAKRDGIGNLFAEGIRACVAKYPQTKPWAVEVMGAVVAAHDPRAFFGEVITTIASPRGSCHIHGFAEAIELGVTIPELGWGEAMDRFEYINKGRIGAVYQDIQQFWNSLVWCFFYWFSNVTLTDLVNLVNVTTGWDVTPEEARIIGERAVNIQHSFNLKMGLDPEKEFVLPERLETPHKEGGAAKMTPPWRYILREYYTERKWVNGIPSKDKLLKLGLEDIAKDLYG